Proteins encoded by one window of Kribbella italica:
- a CDS encoding alpha-ketoacid dehydrogenase subunit beta: MTHVKLSMAQALNQALRDAMRADDTVLMFGEDVGALGGVFRVTDGLTAEFGESRCFDTPLAESGIVGTAIGMAMNGMRPVVEMQFDAFGYPAFEQVVSHVAKMRNRTRGKITLPMVIRMPYAGGIGGVEHHCDSSEAYYAHTPGLTVVAPSTVADAYWLMRRAIEFPDPVIFLEPKKLYWAKEEIDLGTPEPGIGKAVVRREGADATLIAYGPTVPVALEAAEAAAAEGRSVGVVDLRSIVPFDDETVCAAVRSTGRAVVVAEASGFASVSSEIVARVTERCFHSLAAPIRRVTGFDIPFPPPHLERHQLPSVDRILDAVDDLQWEDS, encoded by the coding sequence ATGACGCACGTGAAGCTCTCCATGGCGCAGGCCCTGAACCAGGCGCTGCGCGACGCGATGCGGGCCGACGACACCGTGCTGATGTTCGGCGAGGACGTCGGCGCGCTCGGCGGTGTGTTCCGGGTGACCGACGGGCTGACCGCCGAGTTCGGCGAAAGTCGTTGCTTCGACACCCCGTTGGCCGAGTCCGGCATCGTCGGCACCGCGATCGGGATGGCGATGAACGGGATGCGGCCGGTCGTCGAGATGCAGTTCGACGCGTTCGGCTACCCGGCGTTCGAGCAGGTCGTCAGCCACGTCGCGAAGATGCGCAACCGGACCCGCGGCAAGATCACGCTGCCGATGGTGATCCGGATGCCGTACGCCGGGGGCATCGGCGGCGTCGAGCACCACTGCGACTCGTCCGAGGCGTACTACGCGCACACGCCGGGGCTGACCGTGGTCGCGCCTTCGACCGTGGCCGATGCGTACTGGCTGATGCGGCGGGCGATCGAGTTCCCGGATCCGGTGATCTTCCTGGAGCCGAAGAAGTTGTACTGGGCCAAGGAGGAGATCGATCTCGGAACCCCCGAGCCGGGGATCGGGAAGGCCGTCGTACGGCGTGAGGGCGCGGACGCGACGCTGATCGCCTATGGGCCTACTGTGCCGGTCGCTTTGGAGGCCGCGGAGGCTGCGGCTGCCGAGGGGCGGTCGGTGGGAGTCGTGGATCTTCGGTCGATCGTTCCCTTTGACGACGAGACGGTGTGTGCTGCGGTGCGGTCGACTGGGCGGGCTGTGGTGGTGGCCGAGGCCTCGGGGTTTGCTTCGGTGTCGTCGGAGATCGTTGCCCGGGTCACCGAACGGTGCTTCCACTCGCTGGCGGCGCCGATCCGGCGGGTGACCGGGTTCGACATCCCGTTCCCGCCTCCGCACCTGGAGCGGCACCAGCTGCCGTCGGTGGACCGGATCCTTGACGCCGTTGACGATCTGCAGTGGGAGGACTCGTGA
- a CDS encoding thiamine pyrophosphate-dependent enzyme: MSTVEERLLPSAEPVRLIDEHGAAHPHTSYQLPSAETLTDGYAQLVKGRRLNDQASALVRQGRLAVYPSSHGQEACQVAATMVIEERDWLFPTYRDTVSIVSRGVDPIETLTLLRGDWHSGYDPHERNVAPQSTPLATQLLHAVGVAHAARLKGEDTVVMALVGDGGTSEGDFHEALNFAAVWQAPVVFFIQNNEYAISVPLAKQTAAPSLAHKGIGYGVPGERADGNDLAGLLAVLGTAVERARAGEGPQLVEAHTYRVQAHTNADDATRYRDDAEVTPWLERDPIKRLDAYLSGAGLLDDARRAAALAEADRVAEYTRVGLMEDVQPDPAELFQHLYTVQTPQLREQAAFLADELAREEA; the protein is encoded by the coding sequence GTGTCCACCGTTGAGGAGCGTCTGCTCCCCTCCGCCGAGCCCGTCCGGCTGATCGACGAGCACGGCGCCGCGCACCCGCACACGTCGTACCAGCTGCCGTCCGCGGAGACGCTGACCGACGGTTACGCACAGTTGGTCAAGGGCCGGCGGCTCAACGACCAGGCCAGCGCGCTGGTTCGCCAGGGCCGGCTCGCCGTCTACCCGTCCTCGCACGGCCAGGAGGCCTGCCAGGTCGCGGCGACGATGGTGATCGAGGAGCGCGACTGGCTGTTCCCGACGTACCGCGACACGGTCTCGATCGTGAGCCGCGGCGTCGACCCGATCGAGACGCTGACGCTGCTGCGCGGCGACTGGCACTCCGGGTACGACCCGCACGAGCGCAACGTCGCGCCGCAGTCCACGCCGCTCGCGACCCAGCTGCTGCACGCGGTCGGCGTCGCGCACGCCGCGCGGCTGAAGGGCGAGGACACCGTCGTGATGGCGCTCGTCGGCGACGGCGGGACCAGCGAGGGCGACTTCCACGAGGCGCTCAACTTCGCCGCGGTCTGGCAGGCGCCGGTGGTCTTCTTCATTCAGAACAACGAGTACGCGATCTCGGTGCCGCTGGCCAAGCAGACCGCCGCGCCGTCCCTGGCGCACAAGGGCATCGGGTACGGCGTACCGGGTGAACGGGCCGACGGCAACGATCTCGCCGGGCTGCTCGCCGTACTGGGGACGGCTGTCGAGCGCGCGCGGGCCGGCGAAGGGCCGCAGCTCGTGGAGGCGCACACGTACCGGGTGCAGGCGCACACCAACGCCGACGACGCGACGCGGTACCGCGACGACGCCGAGGTCACGCCGTGGCTGGAGCGGGATCCGATCAAGCGGCTGGATGCCTATCTGAGTGGTGCCGGGCTGCTGGACGACGCCCGTCGGGCCGCTGCGCTTGCCGAGGCGGACCGGGTGGCCGAGTACACGCGGGTGGGGCTGATGGAGGACGTGCAGCCGGATCCGGCCGAGCTGTTCCAGCACTTGTACACGGTGCAGACGCCGCAGCTGCGCGAGCAGGCCGCGTTCCTGGCCGACGAACTGGCTCGTGAGGAGGCCTGA
- a CDS encoding Lrp/AsnC family transcriptional regulator encodes MSEEVLTAAQRPGQMVVAPALDELDRQIVEALTQDGRLSIRALADQVHISRANAYARVERLTATGVITGFTTTVDPLKLGLATSAYVTLSLRQSSWRALREQLQTIPEIKHMALVGGDFDAILLVRAADNEGLRRVVLEKLQAIPEVLGTRTALIFEDLGTL; translated from the coding sequence ATGTCCGAAGAAGTGCTAACCGCCGCCCAGCGCCCTGGACAGATGGTCGTCGCCCCCGCGCTGGACGAGCTCGACCGGCAGATCGTCGAGGCTCTGACCCAGGACGGACGGCTCTCGATCCGGGCGCTCGCGGACCAGGTGCACATCTCCCGCGCCAACGCCTACGCCCGCGTCGAGCGCCTCACCGCGACCGGCGTCATCACCGGTTTCACGACGACGGTCGACCCGCTGAAACTGGGCCTCGCGACGTCGGCGTACGTCACCCTCAGTCTCCGCCAGAGCTCCTGGCGGGCGCTGCGCGAACAGCTGCAGACGATCCCCGAGATCAAGCACATGGCCCTGGTCGGCGGCGACTTCGACGCGATCCTGCTGGTCCGCGCCGCCGACAACGAGGGGCTGCGTCGCGTCGTACTGGAGAAGCTGCAGGCGATCCCGGAGGTGCTCGGCACCCGCACGGCGCTGATCTTCGAGGACCTCGGGACGCTCTGA
- the uppS gene encoding polyprenyl diphosphate synthase, translating to MAINDVLYGMYKWRLRRQLAGKPRPRHVGLVMDGNRRWARGQGHANPSVGHRYGAMHVENALGWCENAGVQHVTVFVCSTENLVKRGNEEVLYLMKLIEEVVTTRLTEPGGRWQVHVAGLIDLLPDTTARALKDAVEATKDIATGNHVTLAIGYGGRQELVEAVRSLLESEARAGNDLDSLADTLEADDITKHLYTAGQPDPDLIIRTSGEQRMSNFLLWQSAYSELYFCDPYWPAFREIDFLRALRSYAARQRRRGA from the coding sequence ATGGCGATCAACGACGTGCTGTACGGGATGTACAAGTGGCGGCTCCGGCGGCAGCTCGCGGGCAAGCCGCGGCCGCGGCACGTCGGGCTGGTGATGGACGGCAATCGCCGCTGGGCGCGCGGGCAGGGGCACGCGAACCCGAGCGTCGGGCACCGGTACGGCGCGATGCACGTCGAGAACGCGCTCGGCTGGTGCGAGAACGCCGGCGTCCAGCACGTCACCGTCTTCGTCTGCTCGACCGAGAACCTGGTCAAGCGCGGCAACGAAGAGGTCCTGTACCTGATGAAGCTGATCGAAGAAGTCGTCACCACGCGCCTGACCGAGCCGGGCGGCCGCTGGCAGGTCCACGTCGCGGGCCTGATCGATCTGCTGCCCGACACCACCGCCCGCGCGCTGAAGGACGCCGTCGAGGCGACGAAGGACATCGCGACCGGCAACCACGTCACCCTCGCCATCGGGTACGGCGGCCGCCAGGAGCTCGTCGAGGCGGTCCGGTCGCTGCTGGAGTCGGAGGCCCGGGCGGGCAACGACCTCGACTCGCTCGCCGACACGCTCGAGGCCGACGACATCACGAAGCATCTCTACACCGCCGGGCAGCCCGATCCTGACCTGATCATCCGCACCAGCGGCGAGCAGCGGATGTCCAACTTCCTGCTCTGGCAGTCGGCGTACTCGGAGCTGTACTTCTGCGACCCGTACTGGCCGGCGTTCCGCGAGATCGACTTCCTCCGCGCGCTGCGCTCGTACGCCGCCCGCCAGCGCCGCCGCGGCGCGTAG
- a CDS encoding glycosyltransferase, with product MRILFTFIGGIGHFRPLVPIARAVEAAGHEVRVAGSGKVTPTVEAAGFTTFATSGPRPADAPPPIPEPLQPADPAAEEQHFAAAFGGPGARRHAAALLEIATSWKPDVIVRDEADFGTAVAAEKLGIPCTTVLVLASGALLRKDLLAGPLGEVRADHNLPPDPDLAFLDGGLTLSPFPPSFRHPSHPLPPNAFSYRTAEIPPAEPHTPTVYFTLGTLFQPDTDDLFTRVLTGLRDLSTNVVVTVGDRNDPAALGPQPPHIRVERFIPQDDLLPTCDLVISHGGSGSILGTLAHGLPSIVLPLGADQPHNAQRLLTLGAGAALDPVTLTPADVTQAATEVLANSNYVEAAQRLQAELNALPEVAQAVPLIESLA from the coding sequence ATGCGGATCCTGTTCACGTTCATCGGGGGCATCGGGCACTTCCGGCCGCTCGTCCCCATCGCCCGCGCGGTCGAAGCAGCCGGCCACGAGGTTCGCGTCGCCGGATCCGGCAAGGTCACACCGACCGTCGAAGCCGCCGGTTTCACCACCTTCGCCACCAGCGGCCCCCGCCCCGCGGACGCTCCGCCACCAATCCCCGAGCCGCTCCAGCCGGCCGACCCCGCAGCCGAGGAACAGCACTTCGCTGCAGCCTTCGGCGGCCCCGGCGCCCGCCGCCACGCGGCCGCCCTGCTCGAGATCGCGACGTCCTGGAAACCCGACGTCATCGTCCGCGACGAAGCCGACTTCGGCACCGCAGTCGCCGCCGAGAAACTAGGCATCCCCTGCACAACAGTCCTGGTCCTCGCCTCAGGAGCCCTTCTCCGCAAGGACCTCTTGGCCGGCCCGCTAGGCGAGGTCAGAGCCGACCACAACCTCCCACCAGACCCCGACCTCGCCTTCCTCGACGGCGGCTTGACCCTCTCGCCGTTCCCCCCGAGCTTCCGCCACCCGTCGCACCCCCTGCCGCCGAACGCGTTCTCCTACCGAACCGCCGAGATCCCGCCCGCCGAACCCCACACTCCCACGGTCTACTTCACCCTCGGCACCCTGTTCCAGCCCGACACCGACGACCTCTTCACCCGAGTCCTCACCGGCCTCCGCGACCTGTCCACCAACGTCGTAGTCACCGTCGGCGACCGCAACGACCCCGCCGCCCTGGGCCCCCAACCACCCCACATCCGCGTAGAACGCTTCATCCCCCAGGACGACCTGCTCCCAACCTGCGACCTCGTCATCTCCCACGGCGGCTCCGGCAGCATCCTCGGCACCCTCGCCCACGGCCTCCCGTCGATCGTCCTCCCGTTGGGCGCCGACCAACCCCACAACGCCCAACGCCTCCTCACCCTCGGCGCAGGCGCGGCCCTCGACCCGGTAACCCTCACCCCGGCCGACGTCACCCAAGCAGCCACCGAAGTACTTGCCAACAGCAACTACGTCGAAGCCGCACAGCGCCTGCAGGCAGAGCTGAACGCCCTACCGGAGGTCGCACAAGCAGTTCCCCTCATCGAGTCCCTCGCCTGA
- a CDS encoding VOC family protein: MTENSSTPVATLHVFLSYRGAPAALRWLEKAFGFEVTMEFPDDKGGIMHAEVRYGTGVAFSVFTDEVGYDRPARKGDTRGSGLWISVESEEAVQALHASATAAGAESIWAPELTEWGNYRCRVADPEGYEWTFGTHVPGQPQSW, from the coding sequence ATGACCGAGAACAGCAGCACCCCAGTCGCCACCCTGCACGTCTTCCTCTCCTACCGCGGTGCCCCGGCCGCTCTGCGCTGGCTGGAGAAGGCCTTCGGGTTCGAGGTGACGATGGAGTTCCCCGACGACAAGGGCGGGATCATGCACGCCGAGGTCCGGTACGGGACCGGCGTCGCTTTCAGCGTCTTCACCGACGAGGTCGGCTACGACCGCCCGGCCCGCAAGGGCGACACCCGCGGATCCGGCCTGTGGATCTCGGTGGAGTCGGAGGAAGCCGTCCAGGCCCTCCACGCGAGCGCAACAGCCGCCGGCGCCGAGTCGATCTGGGCACCGGAGCTGACCGAGTGGGGCAACTACCGCTGCCGCGTCGCCGACCCGGAGGGCTACGAGTGGACCTTCGGCACGCATGTACCGGGGCAACCGCAGTCCTGGTGA
- a CDS encoding magnesium and cobalt transport protein CorA yields the protein MIVDCAHYKDGRRQHVGAMSVQEAAACCREGGFVWLGLFDPTPEELDQASESFGLHELAVEDAQTFHLRPKVEPYEGDIRLVILRTARYDDAREEVDFGEVSVFVGPAFVITVRQGAASELHGARSRLEQRPELLENGTNGVLWAILDQVVDSYGPVVAELERDIEQVERTVFAGSVAPTERIYFLRREVTDFYRAVHPLLAVLATIERGARNTDLLPYFRDVRDHLVLVNEEVAAQRDLLATVLEANMAVISVEQTKVSVQQNATIEQLTILSTVFLPLTFVTGFFGQNFGWLVDHVGGRGAFFGLGFGGLALPCIALLIWFKRRRRHVTDSALG from the coding sequence ATGATCGTCGACTGCGCCCACTACAAGGACGGCCGCCGTCAGCACGTCGGTGCGATGTCGGTCCAGGAGGCGGCGGCGTGCTGCCGCGAGGGCGGGTTCGTCTGGCTCGGCCTGTTCGATCCGACGCCCGAGGAGCTCGACCAGGCGAGCGAGAGCTTCGGGCTGCACGAGCTGGCCGTCGAGGATGCCCAGACCTTCCACCTGCGCCCGAAGGTCGAGCCGTACGAGGGTGACATCCGGCTCGTCATCCTACGCACCGCCCGGTACGACGACGCGCGCGAGGAGGTCGACTTCGGCGAGGTCAGCGTGTTCGTCGGGCCGGCGTTCGTGATCACCGTCCGTCAGGGCGCGGCGAGTGAGCTGCACGGCGCCCGGTCCCGGCTGGAGCAGCGGCCGGAGCTGCTCGAGAACGGGACGAACGGCGTGCTCTGGGCGATCCTCGACCAGGTCGTGGACAGCTACGGCCCGGTCGTCGCCGAGCTGGAGCGCGACATCGAGCAGGTCGAGCGGACCGTGTTCGCGGGCTCGGTGGCGCCGACCGAGCGGATCTACTTCCTGCGCCGCGAGGTGACCGACTTCTACCGCGCGGTGCACCCGCTGCTCGCCGTACTCGCGACTATCGAGCGCGGTGCTCGAAACACTGACCTGCTGCCCTACTTCCGGGACGTGCGCGACCACCTCGTGCTGGTGAACGAGGAGGTCGCCGCCCAGCGGGACCTGCTGGCCACGGTGCTGGAGGCGAACATGGCGGTGATCTCGGTCGAGCAGACCAAGGTGAGCGTCCAGCAGAACGCCACGATCGAGCAGCTGACGATCCTGTCGACGGTGTTCCTGCCGCTGACCTTCGTGACCGGGTTCTTCGGGCAGAACTTCGGCTGGCTGGTCGACCACGTCGGCGGACGCGGGGCGTTCTTCGGGCTCGGCTTCGGCGGGCTCGCGCTGCCGTGTATCGCGTTGCTGATCTGGTTCAAGCGGCGACGGCGGCACGTGACTGACTCGGCACTTGGCTGA
- a CDS encoding 2-hydroxyacid dehydrogenase, which yields MARPLVLMPGPMNRSVPDGLADGFEVIRLWEADDPAAVLEERGKDVVAIANGGTAIDGAYLDRLPNVQIVASFGVGYDKIDAVAAAERGVVVTNTPGVLDDEVADTAMGLLLMTARELSSAERYLRDGRWTERPYPLTPATLSGRTMGILGLGRIGEAIAHRAAAFGISVAYHNRHRKDVAYDYYPTLVELAAASDILMIVIPGGAETKHLVDAEVLAALGRDGILINVARGTVVDESALVDALKSKTILSAGLDVFEHEPEIHPGLLEVDNAVLLPHVGSGTIPTRDAMGRLVVENLVSWFDHGVPITPVQESADLVRKDL from the coding sequence ATGGCCCGCCCGCTCGTGTTGATGCCCGGTCCGATGAACCGCTCGGTGCCGGACGGTCTGGCCGACGGCTTCGAGGTGATCCGCCTGTGGGAGGCCGACGATCCCGCCGCTGTGCTCGAGGAACGGGGCAAGGACGTCGTCGCGATCGCCAACGGCGGTACGGCGATCGACGGCGCCTACCTGGACCGGTTGCCGAACGTGCAGATCGTGGCGAGCTTCGGCGTCGGGTACGACAAGATCGACGCGGTCGCCGCTGCTGAGCGCGGTGTCGTGGTGACCAACACCCCCGGCGTACTGGACGACGAGGTCGCCGACACCGCCATGGGACTGCTGCTGATGACCGCGCGAGAGCTGTCGTCAGCCGAGCGGTACCTGCGCGACGGGCGCTGGACCGAGCGGCCGTACCCGTTGACTCCGGCAACGCTCAGCGGCCGGACGATGGGCATCCTCGGCCTCGGCCGGATCGGTGAGGCGATCGCACACCGCGCCGCGGCGTTCGGGATCTCCGTTGCCTACCACAACCGTCACCGCAAGGACGTTGCCTACGACTACTACCCGACCCTGGTCGAGCTGGCCGCCGCGAGCGACATCCTGATGATCGTCATCCCCGGCGGCGCGGAGACCAAGCACCTGGTCGACGCCGAGGTCCTCGCCGCCCTCGGCCGCGACGGCATCCTGATCAACGTCGCCCGCGGCACCGTCGTCGACGAGTCCGCCCTGGTCGACGCCCTGAAGTCCAAGACGATCCTGAGCGCCGGCCTCGACGTCTTCGAGCACGAGCCCGAGATCCACCCCGGCCTGCTGGAGGTCGACAACGCCGTCCTCCTCCCCCACGTCGGCTCCGGCACCATCCCCACCCGCGACGCCATGGGCCGCCTGGTCGTCGAAAACCTGGTCAGCTGGTTCGACCACGGCGTACCGATCACCCCTGTCCAGGAGTCCGCGGACCTGGTACGGAAAGACCTCTAG
- a CDS encoding DinB family protein produces the protein MHDVLTDAVRHNNWATQQLIAFCRAQDFTAEQLEVTGVGTYGGILATLDHIVRCDGSYVRRLAQRELDFVDSDEVADLDLLERWNEECRVVWEDVLAHPIEVERVVIIDDNTRGTRAGIFIAQSLNHANHHREQVNAILTGFGIEPPDTQAWEYAWHTRRIWDLEN, from the coding sequence ATGCACGACGTGTTGACGGATGCGGTACGGCACAACAACTGGGCGACCCAGCAGCTGATCGCGTTCTGCCGGGCGCAGGACTTCACTGCCGAGCAGCTGGAGGTGACCGGCGTCGGCACGTACGGCGGGATCCTGGCGACGCTCGACCACATCGTGCGCTGCGACGGGAGCTACGTACGCCGCCTGGCGCAGCGGGAGCTGGACTTCGTCGACAGCGACGAGGTGGCCGACCTCGACCTGCTCGAGCGGTGGAACGAGGAGTGCCGCGTCGTCTGGGAGGACGTCCTGGCCCACCCGATCGAGGTCGAGCGGGTCGTCATCATCGACGACAACACCCGCGGCACCCGGGCCGGCATCTTCATCGCCCAGTCCCTCAACCACGCCAACCACCACCGCGAACAGGTCAACGCCATCCTGACCGGCTTCGGCATCGAACCCCCCGACACCCAAGCCTGGGAGTACGCCTGGCACACCCGCCGCATCTGGGACCTGGAGAACTAG
- a CDS encoding alpha/beta fold hydrolase, whose amino-acid sequence MATLHLPDGRQAQYWDTGVGETVVFFFHGCPDTRHAAFPGASAARAYGVRLVAVNRPGYGASDVAASDHLSVADDVAAVADRLGIGRYAVLGMSVGGPYALACAARHPDRVTRAAVVASPAVVPALDPPYHRDDLAAEQQEFFAGIAQLGVDESVERIRPDFTAYVEQLDPGDPDDEALAARWTTGHPPLDSKWFAQQSPAELAAAAREALVNLAGYLRDAAISFRDWGFRPEDVTCPTTVWHGMADPQVSIRNARWLAEHLPDAQLELRSTAHLSTLHSHWPELLTALR is encoded by the coding sequence TTGGCCACCCTGCACCTGCCGGACGGGCGGCAGGCCCAGTACTGGGACACGGGCGTCGGGGAGACGGTCGTGTTCTTCTTCCACGGCTGCCCGGACACGCGGCACGCGGCGTTCCCGGGGGCCTCGGCGGCGCGCGCGTACGGCGTACGGCTGGTTGCGGTGAATCGGCCGGGCTACGGGGCGTCGGACGTCGCGGCGTCGGACCATCTGTCGGTCGCGGACGATGTCGCGGCGGTGGCGGACCGGCTGGGGATCGGGCGGTACGCCGTCCTGGGGATGTCGGTCGGTGGGCCGTACGCGCTGGCTTGTGCGGCGCGGCATCCCGATCGGGTGACGCGCGCCGCGGTGGTCGCGAGTCCGGCGGTGGTGCCGGCGCTCGACCCGCCGTACCACCGGGACGATCTGGCGGCCGAGCAGCAGGAGTTCTTCGCGGGGATCGCCCAGCTGGGGGTCGACGAGTCCGTCGAGCGGATCCGGCCGGACTTCACGGCGTACGTCGAGCAGCTCGATCCGGGCGATCCCGACGACGAGGCGCTGGCCGCGCGGTGGACGACGGGGCATCCGCCGCTGGACTCGAAGTGGTTCGCTCAGCAGTCGCCGGCAGAGCTGGCGGCGGCCGCGCGGGAGGCCTTGGTGAATCTGGCCGGGTATCTGCGGGATGCCGCGATCTCCTTCAGGGACTGGGGTTTCCGGCCTGAGGACGTCACCTGTCCGACGACGGTCTGGCACGGCATGGCCGACCCGCAGGTCTCGATCCGCAACGCTCGCTGGCTCGCCGAGCATCTCCCCGACGCCCAGCTGGAGCTGCGGTCGACGGCGCATCTCAGCACGCTGCACAGCCATTGGCCGGAGTTGCTCACCGCTCTGCGTTAA
- a CDS encoding VOC family protein, which yields MASRLNPYIAFDGQAREAMEFYRQVFGGELTLSTFGEFGATDSPDADKIMHSQLETPSGYTVMGSDVPEGMEYTPGTNVSVSLSGDNSDELHGYWDQLAEGGTVSVPLEKQMWGDEFGMCVDRFGIAWMVNISGSQA from the coding sequence ATGGCGTCTCGGCTCAATCCTTACATCGCGTTCGACGGGCAGGCCCGGGAGGCGATGGAGTTCTACCGGCAGGTCTTCGGGGGTGAGCTGACGCTCAGCACCTTCGGGGAGTTCGGGGCGACCGACTCGCCCGACGCGGACAAGATCATGCACAGCCAGCTGGAGACCCCGAGCGGGTACACGGTGATGGGGTCCGACGTCCCGGAGGGCATGGAGTACACGCCCGGTACGAACGTCTCGGTCAGCCTCAGCGGCGACAACAGCGACGAGCTGCACGGGTACTGGGACCAGCTCGCCGAGGGCGGCACGGTCTCGGTCCCGCTGGAGAAGCAGATGTGGGGCGACGAGTTCGGCATGTGCGTCGACCGGTTCGGCATCGCCTGGATGGTCAACATCAGCGGTTCGCAGGCCTGA
- a CDS encoding VOC family protein gives MIPRHLTIDAADPYQLAVFWSTATGWPVSAIDQPGDDEVLVEAPAPLPGLLFIAVPERKSVKNRVHLDWVPDERTRDEEVERLLTLGATIHEDHRTPEGPGWVTMHDPEGNEFCIERSAAERA, from the coding sequence ATGATTCCTCGGCACCTCACGATCGACGCGGCTGATCCCTACCAGCTGGCGGTCTTCTGGAGTACGGCGACCGGCTGGCCGGTGTCGGCGATCGACCAGCCGGGCGACGACGAGGTGCTGGTCGAGGCGCCGGCGCCGCTTCCCGGGCTGCTGTTCATCGCCGTGCCGGAGCGCAAGTCGGTCAAGAACCGGGTCCACCTCGACTGGGTCCCCGACGAGCGGACGCGCGACGAGGAGGTCGAGCGGCTACTCACGCTCGGCGCGACGATCCACGAGGACCACCGCACACCCGAGGGCCCGGGCTGGGTGACGATGCACGACCCCGAGGGCAACGAGTTCTGTATCGAACGCAGCGCGGCCGAGCGGGCCTAA
- a CDS encoding HAD-IA family hydrolase — MTVAEMLRGSRVVLLDFDGPVADLFPKGSGSGIGDAAREPLDRAGVELPDAVRRTVEHLVVLEFAGAHAPGCVEDVERASVAGEIAAAGTAPVTAGVVEFLDACAETGRPVVVVSNNCEPSIVRWLEREGLQGQVAGVVGRPFGRPGLMKPNPALLDGVLKELDVPAESCLMVGDSVSDIEFGRRVGARSVGYAKSAERGAQLAEAGADAITDDMGRLAAALRSVG, encoded by the coding sequence GTGACGGTTGCGGAGATGTTGCGCGGGAGCCGGGTGGTGCTGCTCGACTTCGACGGGCCGGTGGCCGACCTGTTCCCCAAGGGGAGTGGGAGCGGGATCGGTGATGCGGCGCGGGAGCCGCTCGATCGGGCGGGGGTGGAGCTGCCGGACGCCGTACGGCGGACTGTCGAGCATCTGGTCGTGCTGGAGTTCGCCGGGGCTCATGCGCCGGGGTGTGTCGAGGACGTCGAACGGGCCTCGGTGGCGGGTGAGATCGCGGCGGCGGGTACGGCGCCGGTGACGGCCGGGGTGGTCGAGTTCCTCGACGCGTGCGCGGAGACGGGGCGGCCGGTGGTTGTGGTGAGCAACAATTGCGAGCCGTCGATCGTGCGGTGGCTCGAGCGTGAGGGACTGCAGGGGCAGGTTGCAGGTGTGGTGGGTCGCCCGTTCGGGCGGCCGGGGTTGATGAAGCCGAATCCCGCGTTGCTCGACGGGGTATTGAAGGAGCTGGACGTTCCCGCCGAGAGCTGTTTGATGGTGGGGGATTCGGTGAGCGACATCGAGTTCGGGCGGCGGGTGGGGGCTCGGTCGGTGGGGTATGCGAAGTCGGCGGAGCGGGGTGCTCAGCTGGCCGAGGCTGGTGCTGATGCGATCACGGACGACATGGGGCGGCTCGCCGCGGCGTTGCGGTCTGTGGGTTAG